The Episyrphus balteatus chromosome 3, idEpiBalt1.1, whole genome shotgun sequence genome segment CTACAGAAAAAGTCTCTATCGTAATTTAACGATTTGTTATAAATATGTAAATCCAAAAATAGTAACATattgtttgatttattttcatatgAGTAATTTATGCTTTCAAATTgagaatttaatattttgatttctGTGATTTTGATAATATCAAACATATGTATCGCCAACATAGCGAAACAAAATCCGTGGGAGTAAACCCCTCCCCATCAAGCTAATTTCAAATGAAGAAATTTAACGGGATTTTTAGTTGCTTCTTTAGAAAGACTACATTTTCCGAAGATTTTGCTTGCAATAACCTACTGCTTTTGATAAAATACTCTTACGTAGTGTGGATTAAAGATAGAAAGGCTTTcgatgttttgtttaatttgataACACTCGTATCTTCTTCAAAGGCATTGTGATCCAGTGGTAAAAATTGTGATTTATTTTGAGGTGATAATTATATTCTGAACTTTGTTTTGTCTAAAGTTGCCATACAAACAGATTGACAGAATTGAAAtacatatcgtcccgtttctgcttgatCCTCGTAcctaagtacatttttttaaagattttttttttttgttaaatattgctctaaaacttacagaaagaaTAGATACAAAGGTTAAATTGAAgaaacaactcaatcaatatATCTAAATCAAAACCTGATTTccctttgttcaattcataatttaaattttgagaaaaatgtatatttattttaagaattgaacaaaatttgatctgtagatacgtggttcaggcagaaacgggacgatatctgtttgtaaatttgcagtagtgatgggaactatagaatgattgaaactatcgatagtaagtaactgaatgatttgaactatcgaataattcattcattcatttattcattctaATAAAAACTATCGGATAAGAACTATTaaatattcaagtttttttcattcttttatttgaaaacaaaaacagtgGAAAACCTATACAGAAGTAAAACATTGcgccacaaaaagaaaaaaaattaaaatatcacgTAATACATCACGTGAAACATgaaaacacaaatttttcatattaatacaataaatttacatatttattcgaggaaaaataacaaaaacattcactaatagaaaaagaaaaaaatttaacaaagaaTGTAtactttagaaataaaatataaacaacaaaTAAGAGAACATCAAGTTATTCTTCTCCTGCTCGGGTTACATTTCACTATAAAAAACATTTAGTTTGTTGTCATTGGAATTCAGCTTGGCACTCTAAGAAGGATCCAACATGTACCTACCATAATACATAGGTAAtataaaaattgtgaaaaaagaaaaaaaaaataggcgagAAACGACCACTAGATAggatttgtttcttttcttacaCTTTCCATTTTTATTCTTTCACATGCAAACAATAATCCAAACCAAACACACAGTTGCATGTtgcatcatatttttgtttagcCGATTAACAACCCTTTACAAAATCAACCTTTTGACACAGATACCTGCAGCTGCTTGTGCGTGCGCGAATGTTTTGCTTCCTCTGGCGCCATGTCTCGTCAAATGATTGAAAAGATGGGTTTTACCACTAATTAGGATCATAAACTAGGTATACACTGGTTGATGTTCGGCTTTCTACGTTAAAGAGTAATATTTTCTGTGTTGTCACATATTTATGACGCCGCCCTGACTGACAGAAAACTTCTTTTCTTTTCATGCACCGTGTCGCCTCTCTACTTCTTCTTTACCgcctttattttgaaaatatcgaCACtccaacaaaaaatacataaattcagttctaaaaaactttcaaaaaaccaaCACAATATGTATATATGAAGAAATAATTCATCTTCGAACTTGACGAACTTGGGAGTTGACTTCAACTCGAGAGTTAAAACAAGAGTGTAGAATCTATTTTGTTCACTGTTTTtttctcaactctcgagtttaaaaaacgaaAGTTGGCCAACTTCCAGTTTCAAAAATATGCCTGGAATATTTGTGACAATTAATACAAAATCTGTCAACTTCAAGTcggaaatgcaaacaaaatgtCATTTAATTCTATGTTTtgtgtaggtaggtaggtaattTGAGTaaataatttcagttttttcAGTGCTTGTtgtattatacaaaaaatataaaatacatacaatATAGATTTTGGACcttattcagaaaaaaattctcGCCTATTCTATAAAGTTATAAAGTTATTGGAGGTGAAGGTGAATCCAAGTTTCACACAATATATCTCATTTTAATCACTGGCTTTTGTACTTTTGGAAGTGCATATTATTTTGGGACATCAGagtttgaaatatgtattaaatttctattttggTATTTCGATTatggaattttctttttatgattTCAATTGATTCACGTTTTGTTAGTtacggtgttttttttataacaatttaataaTACATTGTAGGGAACGAAGTCTTAATTCTCTCGTAGTAATCCTGTTTCTCCATCATTACTTTCTTTTCTCCTCTATCTCCTCGAGTCTTCTTTCTAATGGGTTGTAAATTCTCTTATTTTGTCTTTGGTTCGTTACAGTTTGTACTTAATGCATCAGGTCTCTAAATCAACGATTGACTCAACCATAGGAACGTGTAAAAGTTTTAGGGTGTAAtcaagtttttgttttgaaaacaattcATTTTGATAAATTGACGATTAACTCATCcgctaatttttgtttatttttaattaattgtgaTGGTCAATAAAGTGAActtcaaaatcataaaaatattttttttgtcagtacCTAGGTACAAAAAAGCCCTTTCAGGCCAAATAAAAACTCAGTAGATTTTATATATCCCCGAAATGACAATAAGTTTTGAAATTCTTTTCGATGATAACCCAAATGGAATATATTTCACTGGCCAAACTGTTAAAGGACGGGCTATACTTCACATCGATGAGAAGATTTCTGTCAAAGGTGAATTTTAttcttaactaaaaaaaatacaccttgTATCTACGTATCTTATATTAGATTAAATTAAAGGAATCCAGGTCCGAGTTCGAGGATATGCAAAAATCAAATGGCAAGAAGGTGGTGGGAAATCATCACACTTATACTTTGACGAAGAGAAATATATGGATTCTGTAACAGAGTGCCTTGATACAAAAGGTAAGAAAAAGGAATATAAAAGTATTAGAaatttaaataagtaaaaaaaagcttaaaaatcaaTTAGTTTTGTTATAAAAGTCTCCTTTTTTGTAGGTCTCAAGCAAACTCTTGACATTGGTACATATGAATATAAATTTGAATGTGCCTTACCATCAGAATGTCCTTCATCCTTTGAAGGTCTTTACGGCCGCATACGCTACGACACAAAAATTATTGTGAACCGTCCCTATGCATTTAAcaaatcttacaaaatgggCTTCAACGTACTTAAAATCTATGATCTAAATCCACTTCCCGAATTAAGAGTAGGTaacttaatgttttttgttttaaagttgattaatttatataatattgatttttaaattttagattccGACAAAATTGGAAGAGTTAAAACATTTCTGTTGCGGTCCATGTAAATCAAGACCTCTGGTTATTTCTCTAGAAATTCAAAGAACGAGCTTCGTTCCCGGAGAATTTATCGAATTTAAAGCAAAATTAATCAATAACAGCAGAACAACAGTGCAACAAGTGGATGTTATTTTAAACCTTTTTGCTCTCTATTCACAAGGAAAAGGTGCTGatgttgaaacaaaaaaagaaaaaattgttgttgCCAAGAAAACGTTTGAAGCATATTATGATAAAGAAGTATTAGAGTTCAATGATAAACTTCAAGTCCCACCAACTCCTCCAACTTGCATTGGACTATGTcgaattataaaattaacatacgAGGTTGTGGTAATTGCTAAAATAAGAGGACCACATTTAATCCCAACTGTTGCAATTCCAGTGATAATTGGTAATATTCCGTATATTGAAAATGCAACAGATTTATCTGAAGCTACTTTAATTGCAAATTTGACCAATGGTATTGTATCGAAATCATCGGCCAATGAGGAGTTTCGtaagttttgaaataattttctaattttctacaattttgtctaatttttattttctcccaGCTCTACCATCGTATGAAGAAGCAAAATATGTGGAAAGCCTTATTGAAGCTCCGATGGCTTGTCTTACTCCCAATATTCATTATAATTCAGAAAAGTTTACTCCGAGGTATCCTTTTTATGGCAAAGTGTCTCATAAtaatactgaaaattaaatcgaaaaaatgtaatattatttaataaattaatgctcaattcaatttgaaaatagtttatttcaactaaaaaagGGTCACCATGGAGTGGTTCATTttgttaatataaaataatattcgcCGAAGTCGCGTAGTTTTTTGGATGCtagatttatttttacttgcgatataggtactatatatcaagttatgcattcgtacaaaaaaaaaaagttgagataacatttttccatgacattacgatggtagacaatgccaaaaaagtgggtcccggaagtccgtctgtctgtctgtctgtctgtcagtctgtctgtcagtctgtctgtcagtctgtctgtcagtctgtctgtctgtctgtctgtataaagaCCTACAGCCTatacggatggaccgattgatgtcaaacttggtatgtagcattatttggcgactctccagaggtgtttttggaattaattttttt includes the following:
- the LOC129915373 gene encoding arrestin domain-containing protein 3-like isoform X1; this translates as MTISFEILFDDNPNGIYFTGQTVKGRAILHIDEKISVKGIQVRVRGYAKIKWQEGGGKSSHLYFDEEKYMDSVTECLDTKGLKQTLDIGTYEYKFECALPSECPSSFEGLYGRIRYDTKIIVNRPYAFNKSYKMGFNVLKIYDLNPLPELRIPTKLEELKHFCCGPCKSRPLVISLEIQRTSFVPGEFIEFKAKLINNSRTTVQQVDVILNLFALYSQGKGADVETKKEKIVVAKKTFEAYYDKEVLEFNDKLQVPPTPPTCIGLCRIIKLTYEVVVIAKIRGPHLIPTVAIPVIIGNIPYIENATDLSEATLIANLTNGIVSKSSANEEFPLPSYEEAKYVESLIEAPMACLTPNIHYNSEKFTPRYPFYGKVSHNNTEN
- the LOC129915373 gene encoding arrestin domain-containing protein 3-like isoform X2 → MDSVTECLDTKGLKQTLDIGTYEYKFECALPSECPSSFEGLYGRIRYDTKIIVNRPYAFNKSYKMGFNVLKIYDLNPLPELRIPTKLEELKHFCCGPCKSRPLVISLEIQRTSFVPGEFIEFKAKLINNSRTTVQQVDVILNLFALYSQGKGADVETKKEKIVVAKKTFEAYYDKEVLEFNDKLQVPPTPPTCIGLCRIIKLTYEVVVIAKIRGPHLIPTVAIPVIIGNIPYIENATDLSEATLIANLTNGIVSKSSANEEFPLPSYEEAKYVESLIEAPMACLTPNIHYNSEKFTPRYPFYGKVSHNNTEN